From Algoriphagus sp. NG3, the proteins below share one genomic window:
- a CDS encoding alanine/ornithine racemase family PLP-dependent enzyme: MAYLTLNKAKLKENFEYLKQTFVENEVAWGVVSKLLCGNKLFLQELINLGVDEIHDSRISNLAMVKSLNPEIQTVYIKPVSKRNISKMVKFADVSLNSELETIRWISQEAVEQGKKHKIIIMVETGDLREGVMGEQLVEFYSQIFHLPNIEIIGLGTNLNCLNGVMPSTDKLIQLSLYKQIIELKFNKKIPWVSAGTSVTIPLMLTHQLPKGINHFRVGETLYFGLDLFEEKIIEGMNGDVFELHAEIIEMQEKPLLPVGNLAANPQGETAEIDETLYGQSSFRAIIDIGLLDVDPKYLIPSDEKYEILGGSSDMLIINLGKNPNGYKVGDTLNFDMKYMGALSLLNSDYIEKKVIEKLD; encoded by the coding sequence ATGGCTTATCTGACATTAAATAAGGCAAAGCTCAAGGAGAATTTTGAGTACCTTAAGCAGACTTTTGTAGAGAATGAGGTAGCATGGGGTGTTGTCTCCAAGCTTCTCTGTGGCAACAAGCTGTTTCTGCAAGAACTCATAAATCTAGGTGTGGATGAGATTCATGATAGCAGGATAAGCAACCTTGCGATGGTCAAATCCCTCAATCCTGAGATACAGACTGTGTATATCAAGCCTGTATCGAAAAGAAACATCAGTAAAATGGTGAAGTTTGCTGATGTAAGTCTCAACAGTGAGCTGGAAACGATCAGATGGATCAGCCAGGAGGCTGTGGAGCAGGGCAAAAAGCACAAGATTATCATCATGGTGGAGACAGGTGACCTGAGAGAAGGTGTGATGGGCGAACAATTGGTGGAATTTTATTCCCAAATCTTCCACCTTCCAAACATTGAAATCATAGGTTTGGGCACCAACCTTAATTGCCTGAACGGGGTGATGCCTTCGACGGATAAGCTGATACAGCTGTCACTTTACAAGCAGATCATCGAACTCAAATTCAACAAGAAAATCCCATGGGTATCGGCGGGAACCTCGGTGACCATTCCGCTTATGCTCACCCACCAACTTCCAAAAGGAATCAACCATTTCCGGGTAGGGGAAACACTTTATTTTGGGCTGGATTTATTTGAGGAGAAAATCATTGAAGGAATGAACGGAGATGTTTTTGAACTCCATGCAGAGATTATAGAGATGCAGGAGAAACCGCTCTTACCTGTTGGGAATCTGGCAGCTAATCCTCAGGGGGAGACAGCAGAAATAGATGAGACGCTCTACGGGCAGAGTTCATTCAGGGCGATTATCGATATTGGTTTGCTGGATGTAGATCCCAAATATTTAATTCCAAGTGACGAAAAATACGAGATACTTGGGGGTAGCTCTGATATGCTGATTATCAATCTAGGCAAAAACCCCAATGGATATAAAGTAGGGGATACGCTTAATTTTGACATGAAATATATGGGGGCGCTGAGTCTGTTGAATTCAGATTACATAGAGAAGAAAGTAATTGAGAAATTGGACTGA
- a CDS encoding GNAT family N-acetyltransferase, translated as MIKLETLSTIDSATYLQKNEIADFLFVHLGQYGDPKDDIMKCLDYALDQSLHAGGFVVMARENGKLLGVLVMNKTGMSGYIPENILVYIAVDAEQRGKGIGGKLMEMAIKMANGSIALHVEPDNPAKKLYERIGFTNKYLEMRLTK; from the coding sequence ATGATCAAACTAGAAACTCTATCCACTATTGATTCTGCTACCTATTTGCAGAAAAATGAAATCGCAGACTTCCTCTTTGTTCACCTCGGGCAATATGGTGATCCAAAGGATGATATTATGAAATGCTTGGATTATGCCCTGGATCAAAGTCTCCATGCAGGGGGCTTTGTAGTTATGGCTCGGGAAAATGGCAAACTTCTCGGGGTTCTTGTCATGAACAAAACAGGGATGTCAGGCTATATTCCTGAAAATATCCTGGTATATATAGCCGTAGATGCCGAGCAAAGAGGTAAAGGCATCGGTGGGAAACTCATGGAAATGGCCATCAAAATGGCCAATGGTTCTATTGCTCTGCATGTGGAGCCGGATAACCCTGCAAAGAAACTTTACGAAAGAATTGGCTTTACCAACAAATATCTTGAAATGAGATTGACTAAGTAA
- a CDS encoding sodium:solute symporter family protein: protein MSYIDLGIFVAYMLAMLGVGFFYMKKNSGQEDFYVGGRSIGPWHIGLSVVATDVGGGFSIGLGGLGFVMGLSGSWMLFTGLLGAWLAAVVLIPRVKSDPAFAKFFTFPQIIGHLYNSTTAKVAAVICFLGYLGFTSSQLLAGAKLASGTFVELDLSYALLIMGAVAVIYTVMGGLKAVIYTDTIQWIVLMAGLMFIGIPIAYNYVGGWEGIQNTLPQEFFSFSNLTWQDLANWGITIIPIWFVGMTLYQRIFAARDVKSAKKAWFIAGLFEWPIMALLGVSLGLLSRVAVEQGALEGFTTAMDPEMGLPVLLSQILPAGILGVMMSAYFSAVLSTADSCLMAASGNMTTDILGKFFTNKTLKEEMRISQLLTLAIGIVAIIIAWQMTEVLSLMLYSYAFMVSGLLVPVVAGLFFGQTSAKAATSSMITGGSLTAGLIISEVPLPFGLDANLFGLTLSLLTFLSVIYYEKNHSSKLKSK from the coding sequence ATGAGTTATATAGATCTTGGGATCTTTGTTGCCTACATGCTGGCTATGCTGGGTGTGGGATTTTTTTACATGAAAAAGAACTCAGGTCAGGAGGATTTCTATGTGGGAGGTCGAAGTATTGGGCCGTGGCATATAGGCCTTTCTGTCGTTGCCACTGACGTAGGAGGAGGATTTTCCATCGGCCTGGGAGGACTGGGATTTGTGATGGGGCTCTCGGGATCCTGGATGCTTTTCACCGGACTTTTAGGCGCTTGGTTAGCTGCAGTGGTGTTGATTCCAAGAGTAAAGTCCGATCCTGCTTTTGCCAAGTTTTTTACCTTTCCACAGATCATCGGTCATTTGTATAATTCCACCACGGCCAAAGTCGCCGCAGTGATCTGTTTTTTAGGGTACTTGGGATTTACTTCTTCCCAGTTGCTGGCAGGTGCCAAGCTGGCTTCTGGGACTTTCGTAGAACTTGACCTTTCCTATGCGCTGTTAATCATGGGAGCTGTTGCGGTGATTTATACCGTGATGGGTGGATTAAAGGCAGTGATCTACACCGATACCATTCAATGGATTGTCCTGATGGCGGGATTGATGTTTATCGGGATTCCGATTGCCTACAATTACGTAGGTGGCTGGGAAGGAATCCAGAATACCCTGCCTCAGGAATTTTTCTCTTTTTCCAATCTTACCTGGCAGGACCTTGCCAACTGGGGGATTACGATTATTCCCATCTGGTTTGTGGGCATGACGCTTTATCAGCGGATATTTGCGGCCCGTGATGTGAAATCGGCCAAGAAGGCTTGGTTTATCGCAGGACTGTTTGAGTGGCCCATTATGGCACTTTTAGGGGTCTCTTTGGGTTTACTATCCAGAGTGGCAGTAGAGCAAGGAGCTTTGGAGGGCTTCACCACGGCAATGGATCCTGAGATGGGACTTCCTGTGTTGCTGAGCCAAATCTTGCCTGCGGGGATATTGGGAGTGATGATGTCGGCCTATTTCTCAGCGGTTCTTTCTACGGCGGATTCCTGTCTGATGGCAGCTTCTGGAAATATGACTACAGATATTTTAGGGAAATTCTTCACGAACAAGACTCTGAAAGAGGAGATGAGAATATCCCAGCTCTTGACTTTGGCAATAGGAATTGTGGCAATAATTATTGCATGGCAGATGACGGAAGTACTCAGTTTGATGCTATATTCCTATGCATTTATGGTTTCGGGGCTATTGGTTCCCGTGGTGGCGGGTTTGTTCTTTGGGCAGACAAGTGCCAAGGCAGCCACTTCATCCATGATCACCGGAGGTTCTTTGACCGCCGGGTTGATTATCTCCGAAGTCCCGCTTCCATTTGGTTTGGATGCCAATCTATTCGGGCTCACACTCTCATTACTGACATTTTTGTCAGTGATCTATTATGAAAAAAATCACAGTTCAAAGTTAAAATCTAAATGA
- a CDS encoding type II toxin-antitoxin system RelE/ParE family toxin yields the protein MEFAVVWSDFAEQQLDDIFEYYLNKASFSVASKLLVGILNAPQSLVRSPFIGQEEEWLKDREIKYRYLLFKNYKLIYSVDLDNGVIKIADVFDTRINPSEMSRGL from the coding sequence ATGGAGTTCGCAGTTGTCTGGTCAGATTTTGCAGAACAGCAACTCGATGATATTTTCGAATATTATCTTAACAAGGCTAGTTTTTCGGTTGCAAGTAAGCTTTTAGTAGGAATTCTTAACGCTCCCCAAAGCCTAGTAAGGTCTCCTTTCATAGGTCAAGAAGAAGAATGGCTTAAAGACAGAGAAATAAAATACCGCTATCTACTTTTTAAAAACTATAAGCTGATATATTCAGTCGATCTGGATAATGGAGTTATTAAAATTGCCGATGTCTTTGATACCCGGATAAATCCTTCTGAAATGAGTAGGGGATTGTAG
- a CDS encoding DUF4221 family protein, translating to MYFFSSQIINQLPRYFPSVPIIVLLIIFSASCNQSKNVEEENTSHANYLTKKISLALDDSTSNEFHYTQYYQEDSEEYLVTLNTLTYTVDKYSLSSGGMIKRTKVPMGGPEGVTGSVLQGLTYSSPDSIFVFVRGNINGSICIDEDGNFVHKLSPARNKLIDHGLVNHVSTVPNPTFKSGNKLHFVRYSLGDNYNPSEFNKQFPITLEYNIETNELTYDSLNTYPDLYLDKIWPFTDTDYSRTAISDSLYLISWPLMDSLVVFDKKNQSINHISAQSKYFKSDPQDFKIRPSEEQDNELVLSNYRYGDVHYDPYNKLIYRIALHPLKDYKNKTAWPAASEQDFSIIVMDERFEIIHEVDFPGSQYSSFLIIPSKAGLMLFRNNIYDETVSEDELVVEIFDLSKPIQ from the coding sequence ATGTATTTTTTTTCATCTCAAATTATAAACCAATTACCTAGGTATTTCCCATCAGTACCAATAATCGTATTATTAATAATATTTTCAGCTTCTTGCAATCAAAGCAAGAACGTTGAAGAAGAAAACACATCCCACGCCAACTACCTGACAAAAAAAATATCACTTGCACTGGATGATTCCACGTCCAATGAGTTCCATTACACCCAGTATTACCAAGAGGATTCAGAGGAATATCTGGTCACGCTTAATACCTTGACCTACACAGTGGACAAGTATTCCCTTAGCTCAGGAGGAATGATCAAGCGTACAAAAGTCCCCATGGGCGGCCCGGAGGGAGTCACAGGCAGTGTATTACAAGGATTGACCTATAGTTCGCCAGACTCCATCTTCGTATTTGTAAGAGGAAATATCAATGGCAGTATTTGTATAGATGAAGACGGGAATTTTGTACATAAGCTTAGCCCGGCCCGGAATAAATTAATTGACCATGGACTGGTTAACCATGTTTCTACAGTACCCAATCCAACGTTCAAGTCCGGAAATAAACTTCATTTTGTGCGATACAGCCTGGGAGACAATTATAATCCCTCAGAATTCAATAAACAATTCCCCATAACCCTAGAGTATAATATTGAAACGAATGAACTGACCTATGATTCCCTAAACACCTATCCAGACCTATATCTGGATAAAATATGGCCATTCACGGACACAGACTATTCTCGCACTGCTATATCAGACTCCTTGTACCTGATCTCATGGCCTTTGATGGACTCCTTGGTGGTATTTGATAAAAAGAACCAATCGATAAACCACATTTCAGCGCAAAGCAAGTACTTTAAGAGTGACCCACAAGACTTTAAAATAAGACCCAGTGAAGAACAGGACAATGAACTTGTACTGAGCAACTATCGCTACGGCGATGTTCACTACGACCCGTACAACAAACTCATTTATCGAATAGCCCTCCACCCTTTGAAAGATTATAAGAACAAGACAGCCTGGCCTGCTGCGAGCGAACAGGACTTTTCCATTATCGTGATGGATGAGCGCTTTGAAATCATCCATGAAGTGGATTTCCCGGGAAGCCAGTATTCGTCTTTTTTAATTATCCCCAGCAAAGCAGGGTTAATGCTTTTCAGAAACAATATCTACGATGAAACAGTGTCAGAAGACGAACTAGTCGTGGAGATTTTTGATCTTTCTAAGCCCATCCAATAA
- a CDS encoding Fic family protein, producing the protein MGSGVYNFKLNIDWKLINLISEIDRFDANWTAIERKEGQSLKELKSIATVRSVGASNRIEGNKMSDEEVDVLLQKIDISKLTDRDSQEVVGYFEALDLISESYSTINLTESHIKGLHNSLMKYSVKDEWHKGNYKVHSNAVEASFPDSTRQIIFQTTEAGFATEDAIRQLLNWYNSETEVHPLIKIASFVYDFLSVHPFQDGNGRLSRLISTLLLLKNGYKWIQYVSFEHEIENRKNEYYQVLRSCQAQRPNEDVTVWMQFFLSSLSNIQSQLMTKLHKSGLETQLSSKEKSIFVIIQNRPNIQSGEISEKLGIPSPTVKRILPELLNKGLIEKHGRGRNVSYTIK; encoded by the coding sequence ATGGGCAGCGGAGTATATAATTTCAAACTGAATATTGATTGGAAACTGATTAACTTAATCAGTGAAATAGACCGTTTTGATGCAAATTGGACAGCCATTGAACGAAAAGAAGGACAAAGCCTCAAAGAGTTGAAAAGCATTGCTACCGTGCGAAGCGTAGGGGCCTCAAACCGCATTGAAGGCAACAAAATGAGCGATGAAGAGGTTGATGTGCTGCTTCAAAAAATTGACATTTCAAAACTTACCGACAGAGATTCGCAGGAGGTAGTCGGTTACTTTGAAGCATTGGATTTGATTTCGGAATCTTACTCAACCATTAATCTTACCGAAAGCCATATCAAAGGTTTACACAATAGTCTGATGAAATATAGTGTTAAAGACGAATGGCATAAAGGCAATTATAAGGTGCACAGCAACGCAGTTGAAGCTTCATTTCCCGACAGCACACGACAAATCATTTTTCAAACCACCGAAGCGGGATTTGCCACCGAAGATGCCATAAGGCAGTTGCTCAATTGGTATAATTCCGAAACGGAAGTACACCCGTTAATAAAAATAGCATCCTTTGTTTATGATTTTTTGAGCGTTCACCCTTTCCAAGACGGAAACGGCAGGCTTAGCCGTTTGATATCAACGCTTTTGTTGCTCAAAAACGGATATAAATGGATACAATATGTGAGTTTTGAGCACGAAATTGAAAACCGAAAAAACGAATATTATCAGGTTCTTAGAAGTTGTCAGGCACAACGCCCCAACGAAGATGTAACCGTTTGGATGCAGTTCTTTTTGAGTTCCTTGTCAAATATTCAATCACAACTAATGACGAAATTACATAAAAGCGGTTTGGAAACGCAGCTTTCGTCCAAGGAAAAATCAATCTTTGTGATTATCCAAAACCGCCCGAACATTCAGTCTGGAGAAATTTCTGAAAAATTGGGAATACCTTCACCAACCGTAAAACGTATTTTGCCGGAGTTGCTAAATAAGGGATTGATTGAAAAACATGGACGCGGACGCAATGTGAGTTATACGATAAAATAA
- a CDS encoding succinate dehydrogenase/fumarate reductase iron-sulfur subunit: MKLTLKIWRQKNANDKGGFVTYPIDGISSDMSFLEMMDVLNEELAAKGEDPVHFDHDCREGICGMCSLYINGHPHGPKQTTTCQLHMRSFSDGDTITIEPWRAAAFPVIKDLVVDRGSFDRIIQAGGYVSVNTGGVPDANEIPIPKRIADEAFDSATCIGCGACVAACKNASAMLFTSAKISQLAMLPQGQVERMTRAEKMVAQMDAEGFGACTNTGACEAECPKGISLTNIARMNREYFSASVKSENV; encoded by the coding sequence ATGAAACTGACATTAAAAATATGGAGACAGAAAAACGCCAACGATAAAGGCGGATTTGTCACCTATCCTATAGATGGAATATCCTCTGACATGTCATTCCTGGAGATGATGGATGTCTTGAACGAGGAACTTGCCGCAAAAGGTGAAGACCCAGTACACTTTGATCACGACTGTCGAGAAGGCATCTGTGGCATGTGCTCACTTTACATCAATGGCCATCCACATGGCCCTAAGCAGACGACTACCTGCCAACTTCATATGCGTTCCTTCTCTGATGGGGACACCATCACGATCGAGCCATGGAGAGCAGCAGCTTTCCCTGTGATAAAGGATTTGGTGGTAGACCGTGGTTCTTTTGACAGAATCATCCAGGCTGGAGGCTACGTATCTGTGAATACGGGTGGTGTTCCTGACGCAAATGAGATCCCTATTCCTAAGAGAATCGCTGATGAAGCCTTTGATTCGGCGACCTGCATAGGCTGTGGAGCTTGCGTGGCAGCATGTAAAAATGCCTCTGCGATGCTATTTACCTCTGCTAAAATATCCCAGCTAGCCATGCTACCTCAAGGTCAAGTAGAACGAATGACCAGAGCGGAGAAGATGGTGGCCCAGATGGATGCGGAAGGATTCGGTGCATGTACCAATACTGGTGCCTGCGAAGCTGAATGTCCAAAAGGGATCAGTCTTACGAATATAGCCAGAATGAACAGAGAATATTTCTCAGCTTCAGTGAAAAGCGAGAATGTGTAA
- a CDS encoding fumarate reductase/succinate dehydrogenase flavoprotein subunit, with product MILDSKSPIGPLAEKWTKHKFNSKLVNPANKRKYEVIVVGTGLAGASAAASLAELGYKVKAFCFQDSPRRAHSIAAQGGINAAKNYQNDGDSVFRLFYDTIKGGDYRSRESNVYRLAEVSVNIIDQCVAQGVPFAREYGGLLANRSFGGAQVSRTFYARGQTGQQLLLGAYSALSRQVANGKVKLYPRTEMMDVVTIDGHARGIVTRNLITGAIETHAAHAVLLCTGGYGNVFFLSTNAMGSNVTAAWRAHKKGAYFANPCYTQIHPTCIPVSGDHQSKLTLMSESLRNDGRVWVPKTKEMAEKLRKGEIKPKDIKDEDRDYYLERKYPSFGNLVPRDVASRNAKDVCDEGRGVNETGQAVFLDFRDAINRDSEDAIRARYGNLFDMYQQITGENPYQTPMKIYPAVHYTMGGLWVDYNLSTTVPGLYSLGEANFSDHGANRLGASALMQGLADGYFVIPYTIGDYLAQIGPSPVDPKHPEFAKAEKGVKDAIQKLLSINGSKTVDYFHKKLGHIMWEYCGMARNAEGLTKAKGMIQELRKEFWKDVKVMGANEELNQTLEKASRVADFLELGELMVDDALNRSESCGGHFRLESQTPEGEALRDDENFAYVAAWEFMAENTPETLHKEPLVFENVKLTQRSYK from the coding sequence ATGATACTAGATTCAAAATCCCCAATAGGCCCTTTAGCCGAAAAGTGGACTAAACATAAATTCAACAGTAAGCTGGTAAACCCAGCCAATAAAAGAAAGTACGAGGTAATCGTAGTAGGCACCGGACTTGCCGGAGCTTCAGCTGCCGCTTCTTTGGCGGAATTAGGGTATAAAGTGAAGGCGTTTTGCTTTCAGGATAGCCCCCGTCGCGCGCACTCTATCGCCGCTCAGGGCGGGATCAACGCAGCAAAAAATTACCAGAATGACGGTGATTCGGTTTTTCGTCTATTCTATGATACGATCAAAGGCGGAGATTATCGTTCCCGTGAATCCAATGTGTATCGCCTGGCAGAAGTATCTGTAAATATCATTGACCAGTGCGTGGCACAGGGTGTTCCTTTCGCCAGAGAATACGGTGGGCTACTGGCCAACCGTTCTTTCGGTGGGGCCCAGGTGTCCAGGACTTTCTATGCCAGGGGCCAAACGGGACAGCAATTACTTTTGGGAGCTTATTCAGCTCTCAGCCGTCAGGTAGCCAATGGCAAAGTGAAGCTTTATCCACGTACAGAAATGATGGACGTGGTGACTATCGATGGCCATGCCAGAGGTATTGTGACCAGAAATCTGATCACAGGAGCTATCGAAACCCATGCTGCCCATGCGGTACTACTTTGTACAGGTGGTTATGGAAATGTGTTTTTCCTTTCTACCAATGCTATGGGGTCTAATGTGACCGCTGCCTGGAGAGCACATAAAAAAGGCGCTTACTTCGCCAATCCTTGCTACACACAAATCCACCCAACTTGTATCCCAGTGTCCGGAGACCATCAGTCTAAGTTGACCCTGATGTCCGAATCACTGAGAAACGACGGACGGGTTTGGGTTCCAAAAACAAAAGAAATGGCTGAGAAACTTCGCAAAGGAGAGATCAAGCCTAAAGATATTAAGGACGAGGACAGAGATTATTACTTGGAGAGAAAGTATCCTTCCTTCGGTAACTTGGTGCCCCGTGATGTGGCTTCCAGAAATGCCAAGGACGTATGTGACGAAGGACGCGGCGTAAATGAAACCGGACAGGCGGTATTCCTTGATTTCCGGGATGCGATCAACAGGGACAGTGAAGATGCGATCCGTGCTAGATACGGCAACCTGTTTGACATGTATCAGCAGATCACCGGAGAAAACCCTTACCAGACTCCGATGAAGATCTATCCGGCCGTCCACTATACCATGGGTGGTCTTTGGGTGGATTACAATTTGTCCACTACCGTTCCGGGACTTTATTCCCTCGGAGAAGCTAACTTCTCAGATCATGGAGCAAACCGTCTCGGGGCTTCCGCTTTGATGCAGGGACTGGCTGATGGATACTTTGTTATTCCTTACACAATCGGTGATTATCTGGCGCAAATCGGGCCAAGCCCGGTAGATCCAAAGCATCCGGAATTTGCGAAAGCAGAAAAAGGAGTGAAAGATGCGATACAGAAGTTACTAAGTATCAATGGCTCCAAAACAGTGGATTACTTCCATAAAAAGCTAGGACATATCATGTGGGAGTACTGCGGTATGGCCAGAAATGCTGAAGGCCTGACAAAAGCCAAAGGCATGATCCAGGAGTTGAGAAAGGAATTCTGGAAGGATGTGAAAGTAATGGGAGCCAATGAGGAACTGAACCAGACACTGGAGAAAGCCAGTCGTGTAGCTGATTTCTTGGAGCTTGGAGAACTGATGGTGGACGATGCGCTGAACAGATCTGAATCATGTGGTGGACACTTCCGATTAGAATCCCAGACACCGGAAGGGGAGGCGCTGAGAGATGACGAGAACTTTGCTTACGTGGCAGCTTGGGAGTTTATGGCTGAAAATACCCCTGAGACATTGCACAAGGAGCCGCTGGTTTTCGAAAACGTGAAGCTGACTCAGAGATCCTACAAATAA
- a CDS encoding succinate dehydrogenase cytochrome b subunit: protein MSWVTKTLSSTIGRKLIMALTGLFLILFLIGHVSGNMLLFKDDGGEAFNIYAHFMTTNPAVKLLSWVTYISIILHVVWSIWLTKTNRAARPIGYGESTPPSTSAASRNMGILGTLILIFLVVHMKTFWYEMHWGGLPFVNYGGEEFKDLYTVVLFAFQNELMVIGYVIAMAFLAFHLSHGFSSAFQTLGLNHRKYSPAIHTVGILFSILVPILFASMPVYIYFTQS from the coding sequence ATGAGCTGGGTTACAAAAACCTTGAGTAGCACAATAGGCAGGAAACTGATCATGGCATTGACCGGACTTTTCCTGATTCTGTTTCTAATAGGTCACGTGTCAGGGAACATGTTATTGTTCAAGGATGATGGAGGAGAGGCATTTAATATTTATGCACACTTTATGACCACCAATCCCGCAGTAAAGCTTCTTTCATGGGTGACGTATATTTCCATTATACTTCACGTTGTTTGGTCTATTTGGCTTACCAAAACCAATAGAGCGGCTCGTCCTATAGGATACGGAGAATCCACTCCTCCGTCTACTTCTGCCGCATCCCGTAATATGGGCATATTGGGCACACTGATCCTGATCTTCTTGGTAGTGCATATGAAGACTTTCTGGTATGAGATGCATTGGGGAGGCCTTCCCTTTGTGAATTATGGAGGTGAGGAATTCAAGGATCTTTACACCGTAGTATTATTTGCATTCCAAAATGAGTTAATGGTAATAGGGTATGTAATCGCGATGGCATTCCTTGCGTTTCACCTTTCACACGGTTTTTCCAGCGCTTTCCAAACCCTTGGTTTAAACCACAGAAAATATTCTCCGGCGATCCATACGGTAGGAATACTCTTCAGTATTCTGGTTCCGATTCTATTTGCCAGCATGCCAGTTTATATCTATTTCACACAGAGCTAA